A part of Quatrionicoccus australiensis genomic DNA contains:
- the ygfZ gene encoding CAF17-like 4Fe-4S cluster assembly/insertion protein YgfZ, with product MNPNWRSFLEAAEGNFDSASSDLLNFGDAAGELQAATTQTIITPLTHLGLIEVNGDDAKTFLHSQLTSDINHLAAGKAQHSGWCTAKGRLQASFLAWRQGGSYQLALAADLQEATQKRLQMFVLRAKVKLTALTDSTVLLGVAGPQAAEALADAGLPCPAEAMTTVQEADNTVIRLDASRFVIVAPQEAMANLWQKLTVKARPAGVPVWRWLDVEAAYPLVTLATKEEFVPQMADFEKIGGVSFQKGCYPGQEIVARTQYLGKVKRHLFRLRSAHALKAGDPLFSPDNPDQSCGTVMTVAPAPSGGFAALAVVQSNFADNVHLESREGPQIEAVAVNP from the coding sequence ATGAACCCCAACTGGCGCAGTTTTCTCGAAGCCGCCGAAGGCAACTTCGACAGCGCATCATCCGATCTTCTCAACTTTGGCGATGCTGCTGGCGAATTGCAGGCTGCCACCACGCAGACCATCATCACGCCGCTGACCCATCTCGGCCTGATCGAAGTCAACGGCGACGACGCCAAGACCTTCCTGCACAGCCAATTGACCAGCGACATCAATCACCTGGCCGCAGGCAAGGCGCAGCACAGCGGCTGGTGCACGGCCAAGGGCCGCCTGCAGGCGAGTTTCCTCGCCTGGCGCCAGGGTGGCAGCTATCAGCTGGCACTGGCCGCCGATTTGCAGGAAGCGACCCAGAAGCGCCTGCAGATGTTCGTGCTGCGCGCCAAGGTCAAGCTGACGGCGCTTACCGACAGCACCGTGCTGCTCGGCGTTGCCGGCCCGCAGGCGGCGGAAGCGCTGGCCGATGCCGGCCTGCCCTGCCCGGCCGAAGCGATGACTACGGTGCAGGAGGCAGACAACACGGTGATCCGCCTTGATGCTTCGCGTTTCGTGATCGTTGCGCCGCAGGAAGCCATGGCAAACCTGTGGCAAAAGCTCACCGTCAAGGCCCGCCCGGCTGGCGTGCCGGTCTGGCGCTGGCTGGATGTCGAGGCCGCGTATCCGCTGGTCACGCTGGCGACCAAGGAAGAATTCGTGCCGCAAATGGCCGATTTCGAAAAAATCGGCGGCGTCAGTTTCCAGAAGGGCTGTTATCCAGGCCAGGAAATCGTTGCCCGCACGCAGTACCTGGGCAAGGTCAAGCGTCACCTCTTCCGCCTGCGCAGCGCGCACGCGCTCAAGGCAGGCGACCCGCTGTTCTCGCCGGACAATCCCGACCAGTCCTGCGGCACGGTGATGACCGTCGCGCCGGCACCGAGTGGCGGTTTTGCCGCCCTCGCCGTCGTCCAGTCCAACTTTGCCGACAACGTGCATCTCGAGTCGCGCGAAGGCCCGCAGATCGAAGCCGTAGCGGTCAACCCGTAA
- the holB gene encoding DNA polymerase III subunit delta', with protein sequence MNVIELHTKVWAGLQARRQQLPHSLLLVGQKGTGKYDLARLFAASLLCEQPQENGQACGKCLACNWYSQGNHPDFRLLQPDALSDEGEVEDGKKKPSQQITIDQVRGLDDFLTIGTHRAGLRVILVNPAEAMNRNTANALLKTLEEPAPGTLFLLVSNEPLRLLPTIRSRCQVVPVPLPQPKAAEKVLAEAGLADAARWLALAGGSPGLALELSASGQGAWLEMLIKRLSTGRNADALAIAGEMEKVIKDSKGKLLLKTVVEALQKWLVDLTMARNGLPVRYFLPQQATISGLADMIPAVRLNHAYRDMIKRRQEAEQPLNARLFLEGVFLDYRALFAN encoded by the coding sequence ATGAACGTAATTGAGCTTCACACAAAAGTATGGGCTGGACTGCAGGCCCGCCGCCAGCAACTGCCACATTCCTTGTTGCTGGTCGGCCAGAAAGGCACCGGCAAGTACGATCTCGCCCGCCTGTTTGCCGCCAGCCTGCTCTGCGAACAGCCACAGGAGAACGGTCAGGCCTGCGGCAAATGCCTGGCCTGCAACTGGTACAGCCAGGGCAATCACCCCGACTTCCGTCTGCTGCAACCGGATGCCTTGTCCGATGAAGGCGAGGTCGAAGACGGCAAGAAGAAGCCGAGCCAGCAGATCACCATCGATCAGGTGCGCGGGCTCGACGACTTCCTGACCATCGGTACGCACCGCGCCGGCTTGCGCGTCATTCTGGTCAATCCGGCCGAAGCGATGAATCGCAACACCGCCAACGCACTTCTCAAAACACTTGAAGAACCTGCGCCAGGAACCTTGTTTTTATTGGTTTCCAATGAGCCTCTTCGTCTGCTGCCGACGATTCGCAGTCGTTGCCAGGTCGTACCGGTGCCGCTGCCGCAACCCAAGGCCGCCGAGAAGGTACTGGCTGAAGCCGGGCTTGCCGATGCTGCCCGCTGGCTGGCGCTGGCCGGCGGTTCGCCGGGGCTGGCGCTGGAGTTGTCGGCATCCGGGCAGGGCGCCTGGCTGGAAATGCTGATCAAACGCCTGTCGACCGGCAGGAATGCCGATGCGCTGGCGATCGCGGGAGAGATGGAAAAAGTCATCAAGGACAGCAAGGGCAAGCTGCTGCTCAAGACCGTTGTTGAAGCCCTGCAAAAATGGCTGGTCGATTTGACGATGGCCCGCAATGGCTTGCCAGTGCGATATTTTCTGCCGCAGCAGGCCACAATATCCGGTCTGGCTGATATGATTCCGGCCGTACGCCTGAACCACGCCTACCGCGACATGATTAAACGCCGCCAGGAAGCGGAGCAACCGCTCAATGCAAGACTTTTTCTGGAGGGGGTTTTTCTGGACTATCGAGCCCTGTTTGCCAATTGA
- a CDS encoding L,D-transpeptidase produces MKLLVSVARQRLTLFADNGEVLREYPVSTAGAGVGEISGSFQTPRGQHLIRAKIGAGQPANTVFVRRRPTGEIWTPELAEQFPGRDWILTRILWLSGCEAGRNRHGCVDTMHRYIYIHGTPDVTDMTTPGSHGCVRMRNTDLIELFDLVPCYTPVEITED; encoded by the coding sequence ATGAAACTGCTGGTTTCCGTCGCACGCCAAAGGCTGACGCTGTTCGCCGACAATGGCGAGGTTTTGCGTGAATATCCGGTGTCGACCGCTGGCGCCGGGGTCGGTGAGATATCCGGCAGTTTCCAGACACCACGCGGTCAACACCTGATTCGCGCCAAAATCGGCGCCGGCCAGCCGGCAAATACCGTCTTTGTGCGGCGTCGACCGACCGGCGAGATCTGGACGCCGGAACTGGCCGAGCAGTTTCCCGGCCGCGACTGGATCCTCACCCGCATCCTCTGGCTGTCGGGCTGCGAAGCCGGGCGCAACCGGCACGGCTGCGTCGACACCATGCACCGCTACATCTACATCCACGGCACGCCCGACGTCACCGACATGACGACGCCCGGCTCGCACGGCTGCGTGCGCATGCGCAATACCGACCTGATCGAGTTGTTCGATCTGGTGCCGTGTTACACGCCGGTGGAAATTACCGAAGACTGA
- a CDS encoding TatD family hydrolase, whose translation MLVDSHCHLDFPELADRLPDVLQRMQENGVGCAVCIGVNLEDHARVMAVAEQDDRLFATVGVHPEYTDVEEPTADRLVELASHPKIIAIGETGLDYYWQKDKPEWQRARFRTHIEAAKRCAKPLVVHTRDSAADTLRLLQEEGANAAGGVMHCFTEDWEIGRQALDLGFYLSFSGIVTFKNASQVKEVAQKCPLDRILVETDSPYLAPVPYRGKPNQPAYVMHVAEEIARLRGLSAEQLAEATTDNFFRLFKHAKRP comes from the coding sequence ATGCTGGTCGACTCGCATTGCCATCTTGATTTCCCGGAACTGGCGGATCGCCTGCCCGATGTCCTGCAGCGCATGCAGGAAAACGGGGTAGGGTGCGCCGTCTGCATTGGCGTCAACCTCGAGGATCACGCCAGGGTCATGGCGGTTGCCGAACAGGACGATCGCCTGTTCGCCACGGTCGGCGTGCATCCCGAATACACCGATGTTGAAGAGCCGACGGCGGATCGCCTGGTCGAGCTGGCCAGCCATCCCAAGATCATTGCCATTGGCGAAACCGGTCTCGATTATTACTGGCAGAAAGACAAGCCGGAATGGCAACGGGCCCGTTTTCGCACCCATATCGAAGCCGCAAAGCGTTGTGCCAAACCATTGGTCGTGCACACCCGCGACTCGGCTGCCGACACGCTGCGCCTGCTGCAGGAAGAGGGCGCCAATGCAGCCGGCGGCGTCATGCACTGCTTTACCGAAGATTGGGAAATCGGGCGTCAGGCGCTCGATCTCGGCTTCTACCTGTCGTTTTCCGGCATCGTCACCTTCAAGAATGCCAGCCAGGTCAAGGAAGTGGCGCAAAAGTGCCCGCTCGACCGCATCCTGGTCGAAACCGATTCGCCCTATCTGGCGCCGGTACCGTATCGCGGCAAGCCCAACCAGCCGGCCTACGTCATGCATGTCGCGGAAGAAATCGCCCGTCTACGCGGCTTGTCTGCCGAACAACTGGCAGAGGCAACGACCGACAACTTCTTCCGCCTCTTCAAACACGCCAAGCGCCCTTGA
- a CDS encoding PilZ domain-containing protein, translated as MSEAKSAPQRPSVLSLNINSKSALYAAFMPHLRSGGIFIPTTRGYNLGDEVFMLLSLMDDPAKLPIAGTVVWITPPGAQNGRAQGIGVHFNNDESGQEARRKIEGLLGGVMQSTRPTHTL; from the coding sequence ATGAGTGAAGCCAAATCCGCCCCGCAGCGCCCGAGCGTTCTCTCGCTGAACATCAACTCGAAATCCGCGCTTTACGCTGCGTTCATGCCGCATCTGCGCAGTGGCGGCATCTTCATTCCGACGACGCGGGGCTACAACCTCGGTGACGAAGTATTCATGCTGCTGTCGCTGATGGACGATCCCGCCAAGCTGCCGATTGCCGGCACCGTCGTCTGGATCACCCCACCGGGCGCCCAGAATGGTCGCGCACAGGGCATCGGCGTGCATTTCAACAATGACGAAAGTGGTCAGGAAGCGCGCCGCAAGATCGAAGGCCTGCTTGGCGGTGTGATGCAATCCACCCGTCCGACGCATACCCTTTAA
- a CDS encoding YybH family protein, whose amino-acid sequence MQKCFGQGTVGLLTALAILPGLSGCNKTIDWLFDAPAQNESVLTSGKTEASVETAVPMSIAASPAAAAPVGKAADSGLTTESEIRSTLNAWRDAWAARDVDAYLAFYTPNFKGREVGPANWQASRKRVIAQAGKIELTLGEPQIVVDSLNQATVTFSQNYRSQIRSDKGIKKLQLRRSEGHWLIEEESFSPTKR is encoded by the coding sequence ATGCAAAAATGTTTTGGGCAAGGCACCGTTGGACTATTGACCGCACTGGCGATTCTTCCGGGATTGTCTGGCTGCAACAAGACGATTGACTGGCTGTTCGATGCACCGGCACAAAACGAAAGCGTCCTGACGAGTGGCAAAACCGAAGCGAGCGTTGAAACTGCGGTACCGATGAGTATTGCCGCCAGCCCGGCTGCTGCGGCACCTGTCGGCAAGGCCGCTGATTCAGGCCTGACGACGGAAAGCGAGATTCGGAGCACCTTGAATGCCTGGCGCGACGCCTGGGCAGCCCGCGATGTCGATGCCTACCTGGCGTTTTACACGCCGAATTTCAAGGGGCGCGAGGTTGGGCCGGCAAACTGGCAGGCCAGCCGCAAACGCGTCATCGCGCAGGCTGGAAAAATCGAACTGACGCTGGGCGAACCCCAAATCGTTGTCGACTCGCTGAATCAGGCGACCGTGACATTCTCGCAAAACTATCGCTCGCAGATCCGCAGCGACAAGGGCATCAAGAAATTGCAACTGCGGCGCAGCGAAGGACACTGGCTGATCGAGGAAGAATCATTTTCACCAACAAAACGCTAG
- a CDS encoding ankyrin repeat domain-containing protein translates to MKKTLLTVVATLLLPVFAQAATYDDLISSAKLGDTREVAALTGKGASIDSTDIDGNTLLMLAARDGHAELVDFLIKQRAKLNARNASGDTALRLAAYFGHRKVVELLLAAGANVNMPGWTPLAYAAFAGRLEIAELLIKAGADLNSPSENGTTPLIAAARGGHREVVELLLKNKADPARTLQSGETALDVALKNQNTDIADLLRRAGGKSGRSVSIEIQ, encoded by the coding sequence ATGAAAAAAACGTTGTTGACCGTAGTGGCTACGCTGTTGCTCCCTGTTTTCGCGCAGGCGGCCACCTATGATGACCTGATCAGTTCCGCCAAGCTCGGTGATACGCGTGAAGTCGCTGCGCTGACCGGGAAGGGGGCTTCGATCGACAGTACCGACATCGACGGCAACACCCTGCTGATGCTGGCTGCCCGGGACGGCCATGCCGAACTGGTCGATTTCCTGATTAAGCAACGCGCCAAGCTCAATGCGCGCAATGCTTCGGGCGATACCGCGCTGCGCTTGGCTGCTTATTTCGGCCACCGCAAGGTAGTGGAGCTACTGCTGGCAGCTGGCGCCAACGTCAATATGCCGGGCTGGACGCCGCTGGCTTATGCCGCATTTGCCGGTCGTCTCGAAATCGCCGAATTACTGATCAAGGCCGGTGCTGACCTGAACTCGCCCAGTGAAAACGGCACGACGCCACTGATTGCCGCGGCTCGAGGCGGCCATCGAGAAGTTGTCGAACTGCTTCTTAAAAACAAGGCTGACCCGGCAAGAACACTGCAATCCGGAGAAACGGCGCTAGATGTTGCGCTCAAGAACCAGAATACCGACATCGCCGACCTGCTGCGGCGGGCTGGCGGCAAGTCCGGACGCTCGGTAAGCATAGAAATTCAATAA
- the guaA gene encoding glutamine-hydrolyzing GMP synthase: MAHQKILILDFGSQVTQLIARRVREAKVFCEIHPYDVSEDFIRSYGAQGIILSGGPSSVTEGDTPRAPEVVFNLGIPVLGICYGMQTMAQQLGGKVMTAEAAGKAREFGYSEVRAHGHTALLKDIADFTTAEGHGMLKVWMSHGDSVMELPAGFKTMASTPSCPIAGMADESRKFYAVQFHPEVTHTVQGRAILESFVHGICGCGTDWVMGDYIAEAVASICAQVGTDDVILGLSGGVDSSVAAALIHRAIGDQLTCVFVDHGLLRLNEGDMVMDMFARNLGVKVIRVDAVDDFMGKLAGVSDPEQKRKIIGKEFVEVFQAESKKLLSAKWLAQGTIYPDVIESAGKGKKGAHTIKSHHNVGGLPEDMHLKLLEPLRELFKDEVRELGVALGLPREMVYRHPFPGPGLGVRILGEVTLKAAHLLQRADAIFIDELRATVATERDVAAGACTEADIGKTWYDLTSQAFAVFLPVKSVGVMGDGRTYENVVALRAVVTSDFMTAHWAHLPYELLGKVSNRIINEVRGLNRVVYDVSGKPPATIEWE; encoded by the coding sequence ATGGCTCACCAGAAAATCCTCATCCTCGATTTCGGTTCGCAAGTGACCCAGCTGATCGCCCGTCGCGTGCGCGAAGCCAAGGTGTTCTGCGAAATCCACCCGTACGACGTATCGGAAGACTTCATCCGCAGCTATGGCGCGCAGGGCATCATCCTGTCCGGCGGCCCGAGCTCGGTGACCGAGGGCGATACGCCGCGTGCGCCGGAAGTGGTGTTCAATCTGGGGATTCCGGTGCTCGGCATCTGCTACGGCATGCAGACCATGGCGCAGCAGCTGGGCGGCAAGGTGATGACCGCCGAGGCCGCCGGCAAGGCGCGCGAGTTTGGTTACTCGGAAGTCCGTGCCCACGGCCATACGGCGCTGTTGAAGGATATCGCCGACTTCACGACGGCCGAAGGCCACGGCATGTTGAAGGTCTGGATGAGCCACGGTGACTCCGTGATGGAACTGCCCGCCGGTTTCAAGACCATGGCTTCGACGCCGTCCTGCCCGATCGCCGGCATGGCCGACGAGAGCCGCAAGTTCTACGCTGTGCAGTTTCACCCGGAAGTCACGCATACCGTGCAGGGCCGTGCCATTCTGGAAAGCTTCGTGCATGGCATCTGCGGCTGCGGTACCGATTGGGTGATGGGCGACTACATCGCCGAAGCCGTCGCCTCCATCTGCGCCCAGGTCGGCACGGATGACGTCATTCTCGGCCTGTCCGGCGGCGTCGATTCGAGCGTTGCCGCGGCACTGATCCACCGCGCCATCGGCGACCAGTTGACCTGTGTTTTCGTCGATCACGGCCTGCTGCGCCTCAACGAAGGCGACATGGTCATGGACATGTTCGCGCGCAATCTCGGCGTCAAGGTCATCCGTGTCGACGCCGTCGACGACTTCATGGGCAAGCTGGCCGGCGTTTCCGACCCGGAACAGAAGCGCAAGATCATCGGCAAGGAATTCGTTGAAGTCTTCCAGGCCGAATCGAAGAAGCTGCTTTCCGCCAAGTGGCTGGCCCAGGGCACAATCTACCCGGACGTGATCGAATCGGCCGGCAAGGGCAAGAAGGGCGCCCACACCATCAAGAGCCACCACAACGTCGGCGGCCTGCCGGAAGACATGCATCTGAAGCTGCTCGAGCCGCTGCGCGAACTGTTCAAGGACGAAGTCCGCGAGCTCGGCGTTGCGCTCGGCCTGCCGCGCGAAATGGTCTATCGCCACCCGTTCCCGGGTCCGGGCCTGGGCGTGCGCATCCTCGGCGAAGTCACGCTGAAGGCCGCGCATCTGCTGCAGCGCGCCGATGCGATCTTCATCGACGAACTGCGCGCCACCGTCGCCACCGAACGCGATGTGGCCGCCGGTGCCTGTACCGAAGCCGACATCGGCAAGACCTGGTACGACCTGACCAGCCAGGCTTTCGCCGTCTTCCTGCCGGTCAAGAGCGTCGGCGTGATGGGCGATGGCCGCACCTACGAGAATGTCGTCGCGCTGCGCGCCGTCGTCACCAGCGACTTCATGACTGCGCACTGGGCGCACCTGCCGTACGAACTGCTCGGCAAGGTGTCGAACCGCATCATCAACGAAGTGCGCGGCCTCAACCGTGTCGTGTACGACGTTTCGGGCAAGCCGCCAGCCACCATTGAGTGGGAATGA
- a CDS encoding NRDE family protein — MCLIVVGWRGHAAYPLLLAANRDEFHARPTAAAAPWPDAPQIVGGRDLEAGGTWLAVSVGGRLAAVTNVREPGMAKGARSRGELTRNFLLGSESALDYATQIDCAAYSGYNLLLSDGEELVYASNRDGAPRTLAPGIYGLSNHRLDSPWPKLEKARAAFAQALATLPDENAFFSLLTDSEIVADDKLPQTGVPLEWERLLSAVFVQSASYGTRASTVVRQDCAGNFRLHERSFGPNGELLQSSVISTGV; from the coding sequence ATGTGCCTGATCGTCGTCGGCTGGCGGGGGCATGCGGCTTACCCGCTGCTGCTTGCCGCCAACCGCGACGAGTTCCATGCCCGGCCAACGGCCGCCGCAGCGCCCTGGCCGGATGCGCCGCAGATCGTTGGCGGCCGCGATCTTGAAGCTGGCGGCACCTGGCTCGCGGTCAGCGTCGGCGGTCGCCTGGCGGCCGTGACCAATGTGCGCGAACCCGGCATGGCCAAGGGCGCGCGCTCACGCGGCGAATTGACGCGCAACTTCCTGCTCGGCAGCGAATCAGCGCTCGACTACGCAACGCAGATCGATTGCGCAGCCTATTCCGGCTACAACCTGCTGCTCAGCGACGGCGAGGAACTGGTCTATGCCTCGAACCGCGACGGCGCGCCGCGCACTCTGGCGCCCGGTATTTACGGCCTGTCGAATCACCGCCTGGACAGCCCCTGGCCGAAACTCGAGAAGGCGCGCGCCGCCTTCGCGCAGGCGCTGGCAACGTTGCCCGACGAAAATGCCTTTTTTTCGCTGTTGACCGATAGCGAGATCGTCGCCGACGACAAACTGCCGCAGACCGGCGTACCACTGGAGTGGGAGCGCCTGTTGTCAGCTGTTTTCGTGCAATCGGCCAGCTACGGCACGCGCGCCTCGACCGTGGTCAGGCAGGACTGCGCCGGCAACTTTCGCCTGCACGAACGCAGCTTCGGGCCGAACGGCGAACTGCTTCAGTCTTCGGTAATTTCCACCGGCGTGTAA
- the mltG gene encoding endolytic transglycosylase MltG: MRFLIKAFFLVFLLLAASAAGIWYWANQPLALKTSPLDFRVTPGSSLRAAIGQMRDAGIAVEPNLLAGLARLQKAETGIKAGSYSVSNGVTPLQLLTKLTRGETTLGNLTLVEGWTFRQWRTRLDRHPDLLHLSSGQSEAQLAEQLGVAGGVLDGRLFPDTYMFDKQSSDLELLARAVRAMQARLDSEWPRRDAGLPYRTPDEALIMASIIEKETGRESDRTKVAAVFVNRLRKGMLLQTDPTVIYGLGERFDGNLRKRDLLEETPYNTYRRPGLPPTPIAMPGLASLQAALHPAPSDVLYFVARGDGSSEFSRTLDEHNRAVNKYQRGGK, from the coding sequence GTGCGCTTCCTAATTAAAGCATTTTTTCTGGTTTTCCTGCTCCTGGCCGCATCGGCCGCCGGCATCTGGTACTGGGCCAACCAGCCCCTGGCACTCAAAACCTCGCCCCTCGATTTTCGCGTGACGCCGGGCAGCAGCCTGCGCGCGGCGATCGGACAGATGCGCGACGCCGGCATCGCGGTCGAGCCGAATCTGCTGGCCGGGCTGGCCCGTCTGCAAAAGGCTGAAACGGGGATCAAGGCCGGCAGCTACTCGGTCAGCAACGGCGTTACGCCCTTGCAACTGCTCACCAAGCTGACCCGGGGTGAAACCACGCTGGGCAACCTGACGCTGGTCGAGGGCTGGACTTTCCGCCAGTGGCGCACCCGGCTCGATCGGCACCCCGATCTGCTGCACCTGAGCAGCGGCCAGTCGGAAGCGCAGCTCGCCGAACAGCTTGGCGTCGCCGGTGGCGTACTCGATGGCCGCCTGTTTCCCGATACCTACATGTTCGACAAGCAGTCGAGTGACCTCGAGCTGCTCGCCCGCGCCGTGCGTGCGATGCAGGCCAGGCTGGACAGCGAATGGCCGCGGCGCGATGCCGGCCTGCCGTACCGGACGCCGGACGAGGCGCTGATCATGGCATCCATCATCGAGAAGGAAACCGGGCGCGAAAGCGACCGGACAAAAGTCGCCGCCGTATTCGTCAACCGCCTGCGCAAAGGCATGCTGCTGCAGACCGACCCGACGGTCATCTATGGTCTCGGCGAGCGCTTCGATGGCAACCTGCGCAAACGCGACCTGCTTGAAGAGACGCCGTACAATACCTACCGTCGGCCGGGCCTGCCGCCGACGCCAATCGCCATGCCTGGTCTGGCCTCGCTGCAGGCGGCGTTGCATCCGGCACCAAGCGACGTGCTTTATTTTGTCGCGCGCGGCGATGGCAGCAGCGAATTTTCGCGTACGCTCGACGAACACAATCGTGCAGTCAACAAATATCAAAGGGGAGGAAAGTGA
- the tadA gene encoding tRNA adenosine(34) deaminase TadA codes for MREAISLARAAECLGEVPVGAVVVRDGVIVGRGFNSPIGESDPTAHAEIAALRDAARALGNYRLPGCELYVTLEPCAMCAGAIMHARISRVIYGARDAKTGVHGSVVDLFGVERLNHHATVEGGILADECSRMLSQFFAGRRKK; via the coding sequence ATGCGCGAGGCGATTTCGCTGGCGCGTGCTGCCGAATGCCTGGGCGAGGTGCCGGTTGGCGCCGTCGTCGTGCGTGACGGCGTGATCGTCGGGCGCGGCTTCAATTCGCCGATCGGTGAAAGCGATCCGACCGCGCATGCCGAAATCGCCGCCTTGCGCGATGCGGCGCGCGCCTTGGGCAATTACCGCCTGCCGGGCTGTGAGCTTTACGTGACGCTGGAGCCTTGCGCGATGTGTGCCGGCGCCATCATGCACGCCCGCATCAGCCGCGTCATTTATGGCGCACGTGACGCCAAGACCGGCGTGCATGGCAGCGTCGTCGACCTGTTCGGTGTCGAGCGCCTGAATCATCATGCGACGGTCGAAGGCGGCATTCTCGCCGACGAATGCAGTCGCATGCTGTCACAGTTCTTTGCCGGTCGACGCAAGAAATAA
- the tmk gene encoding dTMP kinase, with the protein MKGKFITFEGIDGAGKSSHVEWLAEWLRAQGKTVQVTREPGGTELGEKLRTLLLNDPMHLETETLLMFAARREHLAQLIEPALARGEWVICDRFSDATYAYQGGGRGLDRSKFLILEHWVHEHVQPDLTLLFDLPLDVARERIALASRVLDRFEQERADFHERVRQAYIERAHANPSRIRVIDANHRLEDIRKTLEQIVTTNCL; encoded by the coding sequence GTGAAAGGTAAATTCATCACTTTCGAAGGCATCGACGGTGCCGGCAAGAGCAGTCATGTCGAATGGCTGGCCGAATGGCTGCGGGCACAGGGAAAAACGGTTCAGGTAACACGTGAACCGGGCGGCACGGAGCTTGGCGAAAAGCTGCGCACGCTGCTGCTCAATGACCCGATGCACCTGGAAACCGAGACATTGCTGATGTTCGCCGCCCGTCGCGAACATCTGGCGCAGTTGATCGAGCCGGCGCTGGCGCGTGGCGAATGGGTGATCTGCGACCGTTTCAGCGATGCCACCTACGCCTACCAGGGCGGCGGGCGCGGCCTGGATCGCAGCAAGTTCCTGATTCTTGAGCATTGGGTGCATGAACATGTGCAGCCGGACCTGACGCTGCTTTTCGATCTGCCGCTTGATGTGGCGCGCGAACGCATTGCGCTGGCCAGCCGGGTGCTCGACCGCTTCGAGCAGGAGCGCGCCGATTTTCATGAGCGGGTACGTCAGGCCTATATCGAACGGGCCCACGCCAATCCGTCGCGCATTCGTGTCATCGACGCCAATCACCGCCTGGAAGATATTCGTAAAACACTTGAACAAATCGTTACAACGAATTGTTTATGA